In the genome of Rhodoplanes sp. Z2-YC6860, one region contains:
- the phnC gene encoding phosphonate ABC transporter ATP-binding protein, translating into MPAEPVVQARHISKSFGQVRVLNSVSFSIERGEMVGLIGASGSGKSTLIRTIAGLTPIDRNANGSSPANGEVRLFSRPIQQRGRIARSANALRARVGVIFQQFNLVPRLSVLTNVCLGRLGRMSFIDATLGRFSMDEKRRAMRALSRVGIAEHALKRGSDLSGGQQQRAAIARTLMQGAEFIVADEPIASLDPSSARRVMDILADLNRRDNITVLVSLHQVEYALRYCPRTIALKAGEIVYDGPSRALTPEFLAALYGAESEDLFASIDSRPPETEVRKPSAESSLVPFDLARRGADQRPHLNA; encoded by the coding sequence GTGCCGGCTGAGCCTGTCGTTCAAGCACGACACATTTCGAAATCCTTCGGCCAGGTTCGGGTGTTGAACAGCGTCAGCTTCAGCATCGAACGCGGCGAGATGGTTGGACTGATCGGCGCCTCGGGCTCCGGCAAGTCCACCTTGATCCGCACCATCGCGGGACTGACGCCGATCGACCGCAACGCCAACGGCAGCAGCCCGGCGAACGGCGAAGTCCGGCTGTTCTCGCGCCCGATCCAGCAGCGGGGCCGCATCGCGCGCTCGGCCAATGCGCTGCGCGCCCGCGTCGGCGTGATCTTCCAGCAGTTCAATCTGGTGCCGCGGCTGTCGGTGCTGACCAATGTGTGTCTCGGCCGGCTCGGCCGCATGTCGTTCATCGACGCCACGCTCGGCCGATTCTCGATGGACGAGAAGCGGCGTGCGATGCGCGCACTGTCGCGCGTCGGCATCGCCGAACATGCGCTCAAGCGCGGCAGCGATCTCTCCGGCGGTCAGCAGCAGCGCGCCGCCATTGCCCGCACGCTGATGCAGGGCGCCGAGTTCATCGTCGCCGACGAGCCGATCGCCTCGCTCGATCCGAGCTCGGCGCGGCGCGTGATGGATATCCTCGCCGACCTCAACCGGCGCGACAACATCACGGTGCTGGTGTCGCTGCATCAGGTCGAATACGCGCTGCGCTACTGCCCGCGCACGATCGCGCTCAAAGCCGGCGAGATCGTCTATGACGGGCCGTCGCGCGCGCTCACGCCGGAATTCCTGGCGGCGCTTTACGGCGCCGAAAGCGAGGACCTGTTCGCCTCGATCGACTCGCGGCCGCCAGAGACGGAAGTCCGCAAGCCTTCCGCGGAGTCGAGCCTGGTTCCGTTCGACCTGGCGCGACGCGGGGCGGATCAGCGGCCTCATCTCAACGCCTGA
- the phnE gene encoding phosphonate ABC transporter, permease protein PhnE gives MTDINVTSAVTSLGRSPVADRTTENVDVPAHSLSRRSRTWTLWIIVVGLLVWSWSPAEMYRAGSLFTDWRNMAEFGQAFLRPNFHEWRGYLEDMIVTVQIAIWGTALAAVLGAPFAILASSNIAPQWVVQPVRRLMDSCRAINEIVFALLFVVAVGLGPFAGVMALFVHNTGVFAKLYSEAVEAIDPRPVEGLRATGARRIPEIVFGVIPQVIPLWSSFILYRLETNVRSATTLGIVGAGGIGQTLYESIRSFQYGETAAQLIVVVVTVVLIDLSSARLRKALV, from the coding sequence ATGACCGATATCAATGTGACGTCCGCCGTGACATCTCTTGGACGCTCGCCTGTGGCTGACCGCACCACCGAAAACGTCGACGTTCCCGCGCATTCACTGAGCCGCCGCTCGCGGACTTGGACGCTCTGGATCATCGTGGTCGGGCTTCTGGTCTGGAGCTGGAGCCCGGCCGAGATGTACCGGGCCGGTTCCCTGTTCACCGACTGGCGCAACATGGCCGAGTTCGGCCAGGCGTTCCTGCGCCCCAACTTTCATGAATGGCGCGGCTATCTCGAAGACATGATTGTCACGGTGCAGATCGCGATCTGGGGCACCGCGCTCGCCGCGGTGCTCGGAGCGCCGTTCGCGATTCTCGCTTCGTCCAACATCGCGCCGCAATGGGTGGTGCAGCCGGTCCGCCGGCTGATGGACTCCTGCCGCGCCATCAACGAGATCGTGTTTGCTTTGTTGTTCGTGGTCGCCGTGGGCCTGGGTCCGTTCGCCGGCGTGATGGCGCTGTTCGTCCACAACACCGGCGTGTTCGCCAAGCTTTATTCCGAGGCCGTCGAGGCCATCGATCCCCGCCCGGTCGAGGGCCTCCGCGCCACCGGCGCGCGGCGCATTCCGGAAATTGTGTTCGGCGTGATCCCACAGGTGATTCCGCTGTGGAGTTCGTTCATTCTTTATCGGCTGGAAACCAATGTGCGTTCCGCCACGACGCTCGGCATCGTTGGCGCGGGCGGCATCGGCCAGACGCTCTACGAAAGCATCCGTTCGTTTCAGTATGGGGAAACCGCGGCGCAGTTGATCGTCGTCGTGGTCACAGTGGTCTTGATCGATCTGAGCAGCGCGAGGCTTCGCAAGGCGCTGGTCTGA
- a CDS encoding alpha-D-ribose 1-methylphosphonate 5-triphosphate diphosphatase: MEMRITGANALLDDGFEVAPVHVSPTDGVISAIGSDRANGRTIEADGLYLLPGIVDMHGDAFERQMMPRPGVNVALDVALADSDRQAVANGITTIFHGVTWSWEPGLRGSENARAILAGIEALQPKLAADTRYHLRHETFNLDAETEVLDWVAARRVGAVAFNDHLPSSDSLAKRPDKINQMVERAGIPREDFLALVKRLHARREEVPVSISRIAAEAGSHRVPLLSHDDASPEQRQWFRGLGCRVSEFPVNIETATDAANAGDAIVLGAPNVMRGKSHMGWVNAAEMVGRGLCSILASDYYYPAQLIAAFRLAEQGTALLETAWRLVSQTPARAMGLDDRGTIAAGKRADLILVEAEAKSRPRVVAVIAAGRIVHLTEPDRIVH, translated from the coding sequence ATGGAAATGCGGATCACAGGCGCGAACGCGCTGCTCGATGATGGCTTCGAAGTGGCGCCTGTTCACGTTAGCCCGACAGACGGTGTGATTTCGGCTATCGGCTCGGATCGTGCGAACGGCCGGACCATCGAGGCTGACGGGCTTTATCTCCTTCCTGGCATCGTAGACATGCATGGCGACGCCTTCGAGCGGCAGATGATGCCGCGGCCCGGCGTCAACGTGGCGCTCGACGTGGCGCTGGCCGACAGCGACCGGCAGGCTGTCGCGAACGGCATCACCACGATCTTCCACGGCGTGACCTGGTCGTGGGAGCCGGGACTGCGCGGCTCGGAGAACGCCCGCGCCATTCTTGCCGGGATCGAAGCGCTGCAGCCGAAGCTTGCGGCGGACACGCGCTATCACCTGCGTCACGAGACCTTCAATCTCGACGCCGAAACCGAGGTGCTCGACTGGGTTGCGGCGCGCCGCGTCGGCGCGGTGGCGTTCAACGATCATCTGCCGTCGTCCGACAGCCTGGCCAAGCGGCCCGATAAGATCAATCAGATGGTCGAGCGCGCCGGCATTCCGCGCGAGGATTTTCTGGCGCTGGTGAAAAGGCTGCATGCGAGGCGCGAGGAGGTTCCGGTTTCGATCTCGCGCATCGCTGCGGAAGCGGGTTCCCATCGCGTGCCGCTTCTGTCGCATGACGACGCCAGTCCGGAGCAGCGCCAGTGGTTTCGCGGACTCGGCTGCCGGGTCAGCGAATTTCCGGTGAACATCGAAACCGCGACCGACGCGGCCAACGCCGGCGACGCCATCGTGCTCGGCGCGCCGAACGTGATGCGCGGCAAGAGCCACATGGGCTGGGTCAATGCCGCCGAAATGGTCGGACGCGGGCTCTGCTCGATCCTGGCGTCGGACTATTACTATCCGGCGCAATTGATCGCGGCGTTCCGGCTGGCCGAGCAGGGCACAGCGCTGCTAGAGACGGCGTGGCGGCTCGTTTCGCAGACGCCGGCGAGGGCCATGGGCCTCGACGATCGCGGAACCATCGCCGCCGGCAAACGTGCCGATCTGATCCTGGTCGAGGCCGAGGCAAAAAGCCGCCCCCGCGTGGTGGCCGTGATTGCGGCCGGCCGGATCGTCCATCTCACCGAGCCGGACCGCATCGTCCACTGA
- the fabG gene encoding 3-oxoacyl-ACP reductase FabG: MLTSIAGKTVIVTGASKGIGRGIARRFGREGLNVLVVSRHLDEARKVADEIGANASCFAADVSEAEPCQAMAAAALERYGSIDILCANAGIFPAAKLGQMTAADFDQVIGVNLKGTFLVVSAVLPAMTAKKKGRIVITSSITGPITGYPGWSHYGASKAGQLGFMRTAAIELAPHNITVNAVMPGNILTEGLEGLGEDYLTSMAACIPMKRLGTVEDIANAALFFASEEAAYVTGQTLVVDGGQVLPESPAALEQMGVSG; the protein is encoded by the coding sequence ATGTTGACATCGATTGCAGGGAAGACCGTCATCGTCACCGGGGCGAGCAAGGGAATCGGGCGCGGCATCGCCAGGCGCTTCGGCCGCGAAGGGCTCAATGTCCTGGTCGTCTCCCGGCATCTCGACGAAGCCAGGAAGGTGGCAGATGAGATCGGCGCGAATGCCTCGTGCTTCGCCGCCGACGTCAGCGAAGCCGAGCCGTGTCAAGCGATGGCCGCAGCGGCGCTTGAGCGCTATGGCAGCATCGACATTCTCTGCGCCAATGCGGGCATCTTTCCCGCGGCCAAGCTCGGCCAGATGACCGCCGCCGACTTCGATCAAGTGATCGGGGTCAATCTCAAGGGCACCTTCCTTGTGGTATCCGCCGTTCTGCCGGCGATGACGGCCAAGAAAAAGGGCCGCATCGTCATCACGTCTTCGATCACCGGCCCAATCACGGGCTATCCCGGCTGGTCGCATTACGGAGCCAGCAAAGCGGGTCAACTCGGCTTTATGCGCACCGCGGCGATCGAGCTCGCGCCCCACAACATCACGGTCAACGCGGTGATGCCGGGCAACATCCTCACCGAAGGCCTCGAGGGCCTGGGCGAGGACTATCTCACGTCCATGGCGGCCTGCATTCCGATGAAGCGTCTCGGCACCGTAGAGGATATCGCCAACGCGGCCCTGTTTTTCGCATCCGAGGAAGCCGCATACGTGACCGGACAGACCCTTGTCGTCGATGGGGGTCAAGTCCTGCCCGAATCGCCGGCAGCCTTGGAGCAGATGGGCGTGTCCGGCTGA
- the phnD gene encoding phosphonate ABC transporter substrate-binding protein has protein sequence MSSHFRKAAFAAAVLAGSTMFAQAETPTELNFGVISTEASINQKKNWEPFVEALSKAIGIKVKAFYATDYAGVIEAMRFNKVHVAWYGNKSAIEAVDRAGGEVFAQVVSKDGSTGYYSHIIVRADSPYTKVEDILKCDKSLNFGIGDPNSTSGFLVPTSYIFAAKDIDPKSCFKTVRNASHQANAMAVANKQVDAATNNSEDLQRVEKTAPEARKQIKVIWTSPIIPLDPLVWRKDLDPAIKTKLYTFLMSYGRLGSDEEIKQDREVLANLVWSPFHPSSNRQLIAVRKLEANKDLMKVQGDDKLSAAEKQEKVGKLKAELAKIEQMEKQAETDPYQTKVADFIKAEAAGDKATMKKMIADFAAGFTGTN, from the coding sequence ATGTCATCGCACTTCAGGAAGGCCGCATTCGCGGCCGCGGTCCTCGCGGGCAGCACCATGTTCGCGCAAGCCGAGACGCCGACCGAACTCAATTTCGGCGTGATCTCCACCGAGGCGTCGATCAATCAGAAAAAGAACTGGGAGCCGTTCGTCGAGGCGCTCTCGAAAGCCATCGGCATCAAGGTCAAGGCGTTCTACGCCACCGACTATGCCGGCGTGATCGAGGCGATGCGCTTCAACAAGGTGCATGTCGCCTGGTACGGCAACAAATCGGCGATCGAAGCGGTGGATCGCGCCGGCGGCGAGGTGTTCGCCCAGGTGGTGTCGAAGGACGGCAGCACCGGCTACTACTCCCACATCATCGTGCGCGCGGACAGCCCGTACACCAAGGTCGAAGACATCCTGAAGTGCGACAAGTCGCTGAACTTCGGCATCGGCGATCCGAACTCGACCTCGGGCTTCCTGGTGCCGACCTCCTACATTTTCGCGGCGAAGGACATCGATCCGAAGTCCTGCTTCAAGACCGTGCGCAACGCCAGCCATCAGGCCAATGCCATGGCGGTGGCCAACAAGCAGGTCGATGCCGCGACCAACAATAGCGAAGACCTGCAGCGCGTCGAGAAGACCGCACCCGAGGCGCGCAAGCAGATCAAGGTGATCTGGACCTCGCCGATCATTCCGCTCGATCCGCTGGTGTGGCGCAAGGATCTCGATCCGGCGATCAAGACCAAGCTCTACACCTTCCTGATGAGCTACGGCCGGCTCGGCTCCGACGAGGAAATCAAGCAGGATCGCGAGGTCCTGGCGAATCTCGTCTGGTCGCCATTCCACCCGTCGTCGAACCGGCAGCTCATCGCGGTCCGCAAGCTCGAAGCCAACAAGGACCTGATGAAGGTTCAGGGCGACGACAAGCTCTCCGCCGCCGAGAAGCAGGAGAAGGTCGGAAAGCTCAAGGCCGAACTCGCCAAGATCGAGCAGATGGAGAAGCAGGCCGAGACCGATCCGTATCAGACAAAGGTCGCGGACTTCATCAAGGCCGAGGCCGCCGGCGACAAGGCGACCATGAAGAAGATGATCGCGGACTTCGCCGCGGGCTTCACCGGCACCAACTGA
- a CDS encoding class I SAM-dependent methyltransferase, which produces MTDLTAGELDKSTVEKAYDRWAPVYDLVFGAVFDRGRQAAIEAAERIGGRILEVGVGTGISLSDYSGKHKICGVDISEGMLMKAQERVAELKLKHVEGLWVMDAEHLNFPDASFDVVMAQYVITTVPNPEATLTEFSRVLKPGGEIILCSRVGAEAGLRRTLEKWFAPAARKLGWRTEFSFERYTNWAKATPGMRLVERRAMPPLGHFSLIRFGKVADGSAGSQGQTGASASPQTPLRRAAG; this is translated from the coding sequence ATGACGGACCTGACAGCCGGCGAGCTCGACAAGAGCACCGTGGAGAAGGCGTATGACCGGTGGGCACCGGTTTATGATCTGGTGTTCGGTGCTGTGTTTGATCGTGGCCGTCAGGCCGCCATCGAGGCGGCCGAGCGGATCGGCGGTCGCATTCTCGAAGTCGGCGTGGGCACCGGCATCTCGCTGTCGGACTATTCCGGCAAGCACAAGATCTGCGGCGTCGACATTTCGGAAGGAATGTTGATGAAGGCCCAGGAGCGCGTGGCGGAGCTCAAGCTCAAGCACGTCGAAGGCCTTTGGGTCATGGACGCCGAGCACCTGAATTTTCCGGACGCCTCGTTCGATGTGGTGATGGCGCAATACGTCATCACCACGGTGCCGAACCCCGAAGCGACGCTCACCGAGTTCTCTCGCGTGCTCAAGCCCGGCGGCGAAATCATCCTGTGCAGCCGGGTCGGCGCCGAAGCAGGGCTTCGCCGCACGCTCGAGAAGTGGTTCGCGCCTGCCGCCCGTAAGCTTGGCTGGCGCACCGAATTCTCCTTCGAGCGTTACACCAACTGGGCGAAGGCCACGCCCGGCATGCGCCTGGTCGAGCGCCGCGCCATGCCGCCGCTTGGGCACTTCTCGCTCATCCGTTTCGGCAAGGTCGCGGACGGCTCGGCGGGCAGCCAGGGCCAGACGGGAGCCAGCGCTTCCCCGCAAACGCCATTGCGCCGGGCTGCGGGTTAA
- a CDS encoding glycosyltransferase family 4 protein, protein MRVLIATDAWHPQVNGVVRTLTSLARAAKGLGVDIEFLSPEGFPSLPLPTYPGLRLALPSRRQIAERIGQVKPDAIHIATEGTIGLWTRAYCLRHRVPFTTSYTTRFPEYISARWPIPESAVYAALRRFHAAASVTMVATASLRADLASRGFANLGMWTRGVDTELFRPNRAIELPFPRPIFACVGRVAVEKNLEAFLSLDLPGTKMVIGDGPALNVLKSRFPNAKFMGLIENGKLAAHLAAADVFVFPSLTDTFGVVQLEALASGVPIAAFPVTGPKDVVANNPIGALNEDLREACLAALNVSREACRNFALGYSWENSARQFIGNLQDINAARRARAAQIGAAAAAHG, encoded by the coding sequence ATGCGCGTTCTCATCGCGACTGATGCTTGGCATCCCCAGGTTAACGGTGTGGTTCGGACTTTGACCTCCCTGGCGCGGGCCGCCAAGGGGCTCGGAGTCGATATCGAATTCCTGTCTCCCGAAGGGTTTCCTTCGCTCCCGCTGCCGACCTACCCGGGTCTGCGGCTCGCTCTGCCGAGCCGCAGGCAGATTGCGGAACGGATCGGGCAGGTCAAGCCCGACGCCATACATATCGCGACCGAAGGCACGATCGGTCTTTGGACCCGCGCCTACTGCTTGCGGCATCGCGTGCCGTTCACCACGAGCTATACGACGCGCTTCCCCGAATACATCTCGGCACGCTGGCCAATCCCCGAAAGCGCGGTCTATGCCGCGCTGCGGCGATTTCACGCGGCGGCCTCGGTCACAATGGTGGCAACGGCGTCGTTGCGTGCGGATCTCGCATCGCGCGGGTTCGCCAATCTCGGAATGTGGACCCGCGGCGTCGACACCGAATTGTTCCGGCCCAACCGCGCCATCGAGTTGCCGTTTCCGCGACCGATCTTCGCCTGTGTCGGCCGTGTTGCAGTTGAAAAGAATCTTGAAGCCTTCCTGTCGCTCGATCTGCCTGGCACCAAGATGGTAATCGGCGACGGTCCGGCGCTGAATGTTCTCAAGAGCCGCTTCCCCAACGCAAAGTTCATGGGGCTGATCGAGAACGGAAAGCTCGCCGCGCATCTCGCGGCCGCCGATGTGTTTGTCTTTCCGAGTCTCACCGACACGTTCGGCGTCGTGCAGCTCGAGGCGCTTGCGAGCGGCGTGCCGATTGCGGCATTCCCGGTGACCGGCCCGAAGGACGTCGTCGCCAACAACCCGATCGGCGCGCTGAACGAAGATCTGCGCGAGGCCTGCCTTGCCGCGCTGAACGTGTCCCGCGAGGCCTGCCGCAATTTCGCGCTCGGCTATTCGTGGGAAAACAGCGCCCGCCAGTTCATCGGCAATCTCCAAGACATCAACGCGGCGCGACGCGCGCGGGCCGCGCAAATCGGCGCCGCCGCTGCGGCGCATGGATAG
- a CDS encoding lysylphosphatidylglycerol synthase transmembrane domain-containing protein: MHDVTSLPAQSSRTRGWHKIGIIISLLIVVAAGVVLFFLLRDIDLPKVFDAIRNKPPHAIAFAAAFIGCCYITLTFYDFFSLHTIGHGGVPYRIAALASFTSYSIGHNLGATVFTAGAVRWRIYSAWGLSVIDVAKMAFVTGLTFWLGNIVVLSLCFIVEPEAASAVDRLPEWINRSLGVAGLAIIAGYVLWLLPRPRTIGRNGWSVTLPNARLTAVQIAIGIVDLTVGGLAIYSLLPATPEIDFITVLVIFVTAVLLGFLSHAPGSLGVFEVAILVAMPQFAKEDLLASLLIFRCLYFVLPLCIAICTLATREFLLAMRK; encoded by the coding sequence ATGCATGACGTGACGAGCTTGCCCGCACAGTCCAGCCGTACACGCGGCTGGCACAAGATCGGCATCATCATCAGCCTTCTGATCGTCGTTGCGGCCGGTGTCGTGCTGTTCTTTCTGCTGCGCGACATCGACCTGCCGAAGGTCTTCGACGCCATCCGCAACAAGCCGCCGCATGCGATCGCATTCGCCGCTGCTTTTATCGGCTGCTGTTACATCACGTTAACTTTCTATGACTTCTTCTCGCTGCACACGATCGGCCACGGCGGGGTGCCGTATCGGATCGCGGCGCTGGCAAGCTTCACCAGCTATTCGATCGGTCACAATCTCGGCGCAACGGTATTCACCGCGGGCGCCGTGCGCTGGCGAATCTACTCGGCGTGGGGTCTGTCGGTTATCGATGTTGCCAAGATGGCCTTCGTCACCGGCCTCACGTTCTGGCTCGGCAACATCGTGGTGTTGTCACTGTGCTTCATCGTCGAGCCGGAGGCCGCGAGTGCGGTCGATCGACTGCCGGAATGGATCAACCGCTCGCTCGGCGTTGCAGGTCTTGCGATCATCGCCGGCTACGTGCTGTGGCTCCTGCCGCGGCCGCGCACCATCGGCCGCAACGGCTGGTCGGTCACGTTGCCCAATGCGCGGCTGACCGCCGTGCAGATCGCGATCGGCATCGTCGACCTCACGGTCGGCGGGCTTGCGATCTACTCGCTGCTGCCTGCGACGCCCGAGATCGACTTCATCACCGTGCTGGTGATCTTCGTGACCGCGGTGCTCCTCGGCTTCCTCAGCCATGCGCCGGGCAGCCTGGGCGTGTTCGAGGTCGCGATCCTGGTAGCGATGCCGCAGTTCGCCAAGGAGGACCTGCTGGCGTCGCTCCTGATCTTCCGTTGCCTGTATTTCGTGCTGCCGCTCTGCATTGCGATCTGCACCCTGGCAACCCGCGAGTTCCTGCTGGCGATGCGAAAGTGA